The following proteins come from a genomic window of Anopheles ziemanni chromosome 3, idAnoZiCoDA_A2_x.2, whole genome shotgun sequence:
- the LOC131287309 gene encoding acyl-CoA Delta-9 desaturase, which yields MTVGLTSTLQFIAGNSAQYMKTGQAPGAAGSTAGCPDGNNNEMEDDHSVSNRDVDSYLKHYNRWQQSAWGRKLSILLKQYCGYEFDAEIKWNNVLMIGTFHVIAICAFLYYFWQATLVTYLWGFFVGGCAGFGVTGGVHRLWCHRSYKAKLPLRIILMCCYSIAGQNTIYDWVRDHRIHHKYSETDGDPHNASRGFLYAHVGWLMLRKHPECIKKGRLIDMSDIVSDPVVQFHHKHFVLMKLLFCFFLPTFIPWYVFGECFRMAFFSQCFVRYVMSLNFTWLVNSAAHLYGAHPYDKRINPAENRAVSVVAMGEGWHNYHHVFPWDYKAAELGNYSVNVTTFWLDVFAKIGWAYDLKEPSKDLVRRTIEKYGDGTHITARIGHMEEVPAPEDS from the exons ATGACGGTCGGTCTTACGAGTACGCTGCAGTTCATCGCCGGCAATTCGGCGCAGTACATGAAGACTGGACAGGCCCCGGGGGCTGCCGGTTCGACGGCTGGCTGCCCGGACGGGAACAACAATGAGATGGAGGATGATCACTCCGTGAGCAACCGGGATGTCGACAGCTATCTCAAGCACTACAACCGTTGGCAGCAGTCCGCTTGGGGCCGCAAGCTTTCCATCCTGCTGAAACAGTACTGCGGCTACGAGTTCGATGCCGAAATCAAGTGGAACAATGTGCTGATGATCGGGACCTTTCACGTGATCGCCATATGCGCGTTTCTGTACTACTTCTGGCAGGCGACGCTCGTTACGTATTTATGGG GTTTCTTCGTTGGGGGCTGTGCCGGGTTCGGCGTGACCGGTGGTGTGCACCGGCTCTGGTGCCATCGTTCATACAAGGCGAAGCTGCCGCTGCGCATCATCCTGATGTGCTGCTACTCGATCGCCGGACAGAACACGATCTACGACTGGGTCCGGGATCACCGCATCCATCACAAGTACTCGGAAACGGACGGTGATCCACACAACGCCAGCCGGGGCTTCCTGTACGCGCACGTCGGCTGGCTGATGCTTCGCAAGCACCCGGAGTGCATCAAGAAGGGACGGCTAATCGATATGTCGGACATCGTCAGCGATCCGGTCGTGCAATTCCATCACAA ACACTTTGTCCTAATGAAGCTGCTCTTCTGCTTCTTCCTGCCCACATTCATCCCCTGGTACGTGTTCGGAGAATGTTTCCGAATGGCGTTCTTCAGCCAATGCTTCGTGCGGTACGTGATGAGCCTGAACTTCACCTGGCTGGTCAACAGTGCCGCACATCTCTACGGTGCCCATCCTTACGACAA GCGCATCAATCCGGCGGAAAATCGTGCAGTTTCCGTGGTGGCGATGGGCGAGGGTTGGCACAACTATCACCACGTGTTCCCGTGGGACTACAAGGCGGCCGAGCTGGGCAACTACTCAGTCAATGTGACCACCTTCTGGCTGGACGTGTTCGCCAAGATTGGCTGGGCGTACGATCTCAAGGAGCCGTCGAAGGATTTGGTGCGTAGGACGATTGAGAAATACG GTGATGGCACACACATCACGGCCCGGATCGGACACATGGAAGAGGTGCCAGCACCGGAGGACTCCTGA
- the LOC131289988 gene encoding acyl-CoA Delta-9 desaturase-like yields MTVATTTETVSGTVLSAQDVNMKNASAKGGNDLNNNFNGMDDRQGVTEKDLDDYLHSYNKWKQSRAGRVLQQWIADYLGMRFDAEIKWKNVAMIGGLHLTTVVMFFKYVWYSTLTTWLWGIFVGGCAGLGVTGGAHRLWTHRAYKAKLPLRVILMCFYCMSGQNTLFDWVRDHRIHHKYSETDADPHNSNRGFFYAHVGWLLLRKHPECIKKGQLIDMSDVLADPVIQFHQRYFMALKILFTFLVPSMIPWMFLGEPLYLSFLANCLLRYVLTLNFTWLVNSAAHIYGNKPYDSRIRPAENKAVSIVAMGEGWHNYHHVFPWDYKAAEMGHYSVNVTTFWLDVFAKIGWAYDLKEPSKELVSRTLQKYGDGTHITTPIGNLQEVPEQDPLKSR; encoded by the exons ATGACGGTCGCCACGACCACCGAAACGGTCAGCGGGACCGTCCTCTCGGCGCAGGATGTGAACATGAAGAACGCGTCGGCCAAGGGTGGCAACGATCTGAACAACAACTTCAACGGCATGGATGACCGGCAAGGAGTCACCGAGAAGGATCTGGACGACTATCTGCACAGCTACAACAAGTGGAAACAGAGCCGGGCGGGGCGCGTCCTGCAGCAGTGGATTGCCGATTACCTGGGCATGCGGTTTGACGCCGAAATCAAATGGAAGAACGTGGCCATGATCGGTGGGCTGCACTTGACCACCGTGGTGATGTTCTTCAAGTACGTCTGGTATTCGACACTAACGACGTGGCTTTGGG GAATCTTCGTGGGTGGTTGCGCTGGACTGGGCGTCACGGGCGGAGCCCATCGCCTCTGGACGCATCGGGCGTACAAAGCGAAGCTGCCGTTGCGTGTCATCCTGATGTGTTTCTACTGCATGTCGGGCCAGAACACTCTGTTCGATTGGGTCCGGGATCACCGCATTCACCACAAATATTCGGAAACGGACGCTGACCCGCATAACTCCAACCGAGGTTTCTTTTATGCGCACGTCGGCTGGCTTCTGCTCCGCAAGCACCCAGAGTGTATCAAGAAGGGGCAACTCATCGACATGTCGGACGTACTAGCGGATCCGGTCATCCAGTTCCACCAGCGATATTTCATGGCGCTGAAGATCCTGTTCACCTTCCTCGTGCCGTCCATGATCCCTTGGATGTTCCTCGGTGAGCCGCTGTATCTGTCCTTCCTGGCCAACTGTCTGCTGCGGTACGTGCTGACACTGAACTTCACCTGGCTGGTGAACAGTGCTGCGCACATCTACGGCAACAAACCGTACGACAG CCGTATCCGACCGGCCGAAAACAAAGCCGTCTCGATCGTGGCGATGGGCGAGGGCTGGCACAACTATCACCACGTGTTCCCGTGGGACTACAAGGCGGCCGAGATGGGACATTACTCGGTGAATGTGACCACCTTCTGGCTGGACGTGTTCGCCAAGATTGGCTGGGCGTACGATCTCAAGGAGCCGTCGAAGGAGCTAGTCAGCAGGACGCTGCAAAAATACG GAGATGGAACGCACATTACGACACCTATCGGCAACCTGCAGGAGGTTCCCGAGCAGGACCCACTTAAGAGCAGATAA